From a region of the Streptomyces caniferus genome:
- a CDS encoding DUF6531 domain-containing protein, with amino-acid sequence MSDWEDVFGFSDDPTPGDADMLGDLARQYRSVADNAGDALPLVSGLENNQAGEGKTMDKLRDKLGDLANQVRKLHDSYDQAAGALDTYVHSLRDQQRNADNALEKGREAKDRLESATDVVKAAGADISKLDGAQHPPDDKEARASTRRALDEAHSKQSGAQAQADDAQADLDAARMLAEDARQVREEDAATAAQKLDDARDESVDGYSLWDKIKKAFSKALAIISAVLGVIALLIPGLQGLGIALTIGAVVAGAASLAINISIMAETGDWDIGEIVLGVIGLVAGGGALLKGLGSVGSALKGIARNGLNKIGSRFRPNGRGAASKKCATDPVDVATGEMLMIKTDLELHGVLPLRLTRTYLSTYRYGQFFGPSWASTLDERLEVDGRGRAFWAREDGSILSYPRLPEAGSVDDLVWPEEGARLPLAAEETAEGEVTYSVTDPYTGVRSYFADRPTSGADDTRVHWLARWHDRNGNEVRIEREEDGSPTAMVHPGGYRVEVNCVAGLLLDVAVATPDGPVEVMSYRHDADGNLSHVVNSSGQAMVFDYDDRNRLTAWTDRNDSTYRYVYDDANRVTETIGPEGYLSSQWSYDPAAQRNHFTDACGATTTYHLNDLYQVVAETDPLGHTVHTEWDRYDHLLSRTDALGHTTRYEYDQRHNLTVVHLPDGKTSTTAYNRLNQPTAQTRTDGSVWRQEFDERGNLTSLTAPDGTTHHLTRHPTGATATATDPSGGLVRFEVDAAGLTVGVDSGFGGTATAERDAFGRLIALTDPFGAVTRTEWTVEGRPARTIAPDGRVKRMSWDPEGNCLSATDSAGGATRYEYTHFDLLAARTGPDGVRYTFAYDAERRLTQVRNPQGLTWDYAYDAAGLLIRESDFDGREVTYTHDASGRLIARTNPLGEEISFQYNSVDEMLLKNVAGATTSYEYDQAGSLVRMASPDSTLEFERDAMGRVLAETVDGRRTGFTYDVLGRRTSRTTPTGAVTELTYDELGNRDSLTVDGHRVAFTHDVLGKEMARVWGSRTSPVEATNDWDPAGRPVAQRLATSAGTLRERTYTYRADDHLTAVTDATTGLSRQLELDQAGRPLAVTADGWTESYAYDQAGNQTSATWPEKAGLAEARGERTYAGTRIQAAGAVRYEYDAAGRMVLRQKRRLSRKPDTWRYEWNAEDQLTSCVTPDGTRWRYTYDPLSRRTAKYRMAEDGSVAEAVHFTWDETRLAEQTDTANGITLTWDHDDYRPLTQLERKRRTQEEYDSRFFSIVTDLVGTPTELVDEQGGIAWRSRATLWGVTSRNRDATATTPLRFPGQYQDRETGLHYNYFRHYDPETGRYVSPDPLGLDPAPNPVAYVSNPSTTYDPLGLEECGHTAQIYVLESGGGHRPWPIRAEHTVRTPGSGEARTAAESTLPRNWAYGNVVHTEHRFSRMAGASTGDKVSIPNDPYLGRAPLARGEAVFMQGSRPPCSSCKGAMNRMAGELGVNVRYAWEDKIWDAGGGLKWRE; translated from the coding sequence GTGTCCGATTGGGAAGACGTCTTCGGGTTCTCGGACGACCCGACCCCGGGTGATGCGGACATGCTCGGAGACCTCGCCCGCCAGTACCGCTCCGTCGCCGACAACGCGGGCGACGCCCTGCCCCTCGTCTCCGGCCTGGAGAACAACCAGGCCGGCGAGGGCAAGACCATGGACAAACTCCGGGACAAGCTGGGCGACCTGGCCAACCAAGTACGCAAACTGCACGACTCCTACGACCAGGCCGCCGGCGCCCTCGACACCTACGTCCACTCGCTGCGCGACCAGCAACGCAACGCCGACAACGCCCTGGAAAAGGGGCGCGAGGCCAAGGACCGGCTCGAATCGGCCACCGATGTGGTCAAGGCGGCCGGCGCCGACATCAGCAAGCTCGACGGCGCCCAGCACCCGCCGGACGACAAGGAAGCCCGCGCCAGCACCCGCCGCGCCCTCGACGAGGCCCACAGCAAGCAATCCGGCGCCCAGGCCCAGGCCGACGACGCCCAGGCCGACCTCGACGCCGCCCGCATGCTCGCCGAGGACGCCCGCCAGGTCCGCGAGGAAGACGCCGCCACCGCCGCCCAGAAACTGGACGACGCCCGCGACGAATCCGTCGACGGCTACAGCCTCTGGGACAAGATCAAGAAGGCCTTCAGCAAGGCTCTCGCCATCATCAGCGCCGTGCTCGGCGTCATCGCCCTGCTCATCCCCGGCCTGCAAGGACTCGGGATCGCGCTCACCATCGGCGCCGTCGTCGCGGGCGCCGCGTCACTCGCCATCAACATATCGATCATGGCCGAGACCGGTGACTGGGACATCGGCGAGATCGTCCTCGGCGTCATCGGCCTCGTCGCGGGTGGCGGCGCGCTCCTCAAGGGGCTCGGAAGCGTCGGCTCGGCGCTGAAGGGCATCGCGCGCAACGGGCTGAACAAGATCGGCTCCAGGTTTCGCCCCAACGGCCGTGGCGCGGCCAGCAAGAAGTGCGCGACCGACCCGGTGGACGTGGCCACCGGCGAGATGCTCATGATCAAGACCGACCTGGAGCTGCACGGCGTGCTGCCGCTGCGGCTGACCCGGACGTATCTGTCGACGTACCGCTACGGGCAGTTCTTCGGCCCCTCCTGGGCCTCCACCCTCGACGAACGCCTCGAAGTCGACGGCCGGGGCCGGGCGTTCTGGGCGCGCGAGGACGGCTCGATCCTCAGCTACCCACGGCTCCCCGAGGCCGGCTCCGTGGACGACCTGGTGTGGCCCGAGGAGGGAGCACGCCTGCCGCTGGCGGCCGAGGAGACGGCCGAGGGCGAGGTCACCTACTCGGTCACCGATCCGTACACCGGTGTGCGCAGCTACTTCGCGGACCGCCCCACCTCCGGTGCCGACGACACCCGCGTGCACTGGCTGGCCCGGTGGCACGACCGGAACGGCAACGAGGTGCGGATCGAGCGGGAGGAGGACGGCTCCCCGACGGCGATGGTCCACCCCGGCGGCTACCGCGTGGAGGTGAACTGCGTCGCCGGCCTGCTGCTGGACGTGGCGGTCGCCACGCCCGACGGCCCCGTCGAGGTGATGTCCTACCGGCACGACGCGGACGGCAACCTCAGCCACGTCGTCAACTCCTCCGGTCAGGCGATGGTGTTCGACTACGACGACCGGAACCGCCTCACCGCCTGGACCGACCGCAACGACTCCACCTACCGCTACGTCTACGACGACGCGAACCGCGTCACCGAGACCATCGGCCCCGAGGGCTACCTCTCCTCGCAGTGGTCCTACGACCCGGCCGCGCAGCGGAACCACTTCACCGACGCCTGCGGCGCCACGACGACCTACCACCTCAACGACCTGTACCAAGTCGTCGCCGAGACCGACCCGCTGGGCCACACCGTCCACACCGAGTGGGACCGCTACGACCACCTCCTGTCGCGCACCGACGCCCTCGGCCACACCACCCGCTACGAGTACGACCAGCGCCACAACCTCACCGTCGTCCACCTCCCCGACGGCAAGACCTCCACGACGGCCTACAACAGGCTGAATCAGCCGACCGCGCAGACCCGGACCGACGGCAGCGTCTGGCGGCAGGAGTTCGACGAGCGCGGCAACCTGACCTCCCTGACCGCTCCCGACGGCACCACGCACCACCTCACCCGTCACCCCACCGGCGCGACCGCCACGGCCACGGACCCGTCGGGAGGTCTGGTCAGGTTCGAAGTGGACGCGGCAGGTCTGACCGTGGGCGTCGACAGCGGCTTCGGAGGCACGGCGACGGCGGAGCGCGACGCGTTCGGCCGGCTCATCGCCCTCACCGACCCGTTCGGAGCGGTCACCCGCACCGAGTGGACGGTCGAGGGACGGCCGGCACGCACCATCGCCCCCGACGGGCGGGTCAAGCGCATGAGCTGGGACCCAGAGGGCAACTGCCTTTCGGCGACCGACTCCGCGGGGGGCGCCACCAGGTACGAGTACACCCACTTCGACCTGCTCGCGGCCCGTACCGGGCCCGACGGCGTGCGCTACACCTTCGCCTACGACGCGGAGCGCCGCCTCACGCAGGTCCGCAACCCGCAGGGGCTCACCTGGGATTACGCCTATGACGCGGCAGGCCTCCTGATACGCGAGTCCGACTTCGACGGCCGTGAGGTCACCTACACCCACGATGCGTCGGGCCGACTGATCGCCCGCACCAACCCGTTGGGCGAGGAGATCTCCTTCCAGTACAACTCCGTGGACGAGATGCTCCTGAAGAACGTGGCGGGGGCCACGACGTCCTATGAATACGACCAGGCCGGATCACTCGTCCGCATGGCCTCCCCGGACTCGACGCTGGAGTTCGAACGCGACGCCATGGGGCGGGTCCTGGCCGAAACCGTGGACGGCCGCCGTACCGGTTTCACCTACGACGTCCTCGGCCGTCGCACCTCCCGCACCACCCCCACCGGCGCCGTCACCGAACTCACCTACGACGAGCTGGGAAACCGCGACAGCCTCACCGTCGACGGGCACCGGGTGGCCTTCACCCACGACGTACTCGGCAAGGAGATGGCCCGCGTCTGGGGCAGCCGGACCTCGCCCGTGGAGGCGACGAACGACTGGGACCCGGCCGGACGCCCCGTCGCCCAGCGCCTCGCCACCTCCGCCGGCACCCTGCGCGAGCGCACCTACACCTATCGTGCGGACGATCACCTCACGGCCGTCACGGACGCGACGACGGGCCTGTCCCGGCAGCTGGAACTCGACCAGGCGGGTCGCCCGTTGGCCGTGACCGCCGACGGCTGGACCGAGTCCTACGCCTACGACCAGGCGGGCAACCAGACGTCGGCGACGTGGCCGGAGAAGGCCGGCCTCGCGGAGGCCCGCGGCGAGCGCACCTACGCGGGCACCCGCATCCAGGCCGCGGGCGCGGTGCGCTACGAGTACGACGCCGCCGGCCGCATGGTGCTGCGCCAGAAGCGCCGTCTGTCGAGGAAGCCCGACACCTGGCGCTACGAATGGAACGCGGAGGACCAGCTCACCTCGTGCGTGACGCCCGACGGCACCCGCTGGCGCTACACCTATGACCCGCTGAGCCGGCGTACCGCCAAGTACCGCATGGCGGAGGACGGGTCGGTCGCCGAGGCGGTCCACTTCACCTGGGACGAGACCCGCCTCGCCGAACAGACCGACACCGCGAACGGCATCACCCTCACCTGGGACCACGACGACTACCGGCCCCTGACACAGCTGGAGCGCAAGCGGAGGACGCAGGAGGAGTACGACTCCCGTTTCTTCTCGATCGTGACCGACCTGGTCGGTACTCCCACCGAACTGGTGGATGAGCAGGGCGGCATCGCCTGGCGCTCCCGCGCCACTCTCTGGGGTGTCACCAGTCGCAACCGCGATGCCACGGCCACCACCCCGCTGCGCTTTCCCGGCCAGTACCAGGACCGCGAAACCGGCCTTCACTACAACTACTTCCGCCACTACGACCCGGAGACGGGACGCTACGTCTCACCCGACCCGCTCGGCCTTGACCCGGCGCCGAACCCGGTCGCCTACGTCTCGAACCCCTCCACCACGTACGACCCACTCGGTCTGGAGGAATGCGGACATACGGCCCAGATCTACGTCCTGGAGTCCGGCGGGGGTCACAGGCCGTGGCCCATCAGGGCCGAGCACACGGTGCGGACCCCGGGATCCGGCGAGGCCAGGACCGCGGCGGAAAGCACTCTCCCCAGAAACTGGGCGTACGGGAACGTCGTCCACACGGAACACCGTTTCTCCCGCATGGCCGGCGCCAGCACCGGCGACAAGGTCTCCATCCCGAACGACCCGTATCTCGGCCGGGCTCCGCTCGCCCGGGGAGAAGCCGTGTTCATGCAAGGCTCACGGCCGCCGTGCAGCAGCTGCAAGGGGGCGATGAACCGCATGGCCGGCGAACTCGGAGTCAACGTCCGGTACGCCTGGGAGGACAAGATCTGGGACGCGGGGGGAGGTCTGAAGTGGAGGGAGTGA
- a CDS encoding DUF6531 domain-containing protein — MARPLETDWQDVFGFSDDPTPGDADMLGDLARQYRSVADNAGDALPLVSGLENNQAGEGKTMDKLRDKLGDLANQVRKLHDSYDQAAGALDTYVNSLRDQQRNADNALEKGREAKDRLESATDVVKAAGADISKLDGAQHPPDDKEARASTRRALDEAHSKQSGAQARADDAQADLDAARMLAEDARQVREEDASVAAQKLDDARDESVDGYSLWDKIKKTFSKILGIVSAVLGVIALLIPGLQGLGIALTIGAVLTGVASLGINMSIMAETGDWDIGEIFLGVVGLVAGGGALLKGVKGIGSAVKGMKSVKPGTVKTPDARVTGRGIDKRKCAGDPIDVASGEMLLRQTDLTLPGVLPLAVSRTYLSSYRYGQFFGPSWASTLDERLEINERGRVSWLREDGSILFYPGLPGAEAGEGEHEGVLPEEGPRLPLARAAAGAEGRVAFRVADPHTGLVRTFADHPDDENGLYWLSGWQDRNGNEVTVERLEDGTPTTLLHSGGYRVDVECTVGLLTGLKVSTQQGPVDVMDYEHDADGNLTHVVNSSGRPMVFGYDEQHRITSWTDRNNSIYRYVYDDENRVTETIGPEGYLSSSWSYDPEQRRTHYTDAEGATHVYQLNELYQVVAETDPLGNTVHSEWDRWDNLLSRTDALGHTTRYEYDERHNPTVTHHADGASSTVAYNGLNLPVSETAPDGSVSRQEFDERGNLVAFIAEDGSAHRLTRHPTGALASVTDPAGGIVSYEADAAGLTVAVDRGDGSRETAERDAFGRIVTLTDPLGAVVRTEWTVEGLLARRTGPDGRVERRTWDGEGNCLSASDPTGATTRYEYTHFDLVAARTGPDGVRHTFGYDRERRLTQVTNPQGLTWDYTYDAAGRMTRESDFDDRAVGYVHDAAGRVVSRTTPLGEEIGFAYNAVGELVRKDVAGAVTSYAYDPAGELTRISSAESTVEFERDVMGRVLAETVDGRRTAFGYDVLGRRTSRTTPTGVVTELSYDEHGNRDGLAVDGHQVAFSHDVLGRELARTWGTESVTATTAWDLAGRAVTRGLTVSGRTLRDRHYTYRGDSLLTSETETVTGLSRQMELDPAGRPLTVTAENWTESYAYDQAGNQTTATWPEKAGRAEARGERTYTGTRVQSAGAVRYEYDAAGRMVLRQKRRLSKKPDTWRYTWDAEDRLTSCVTPDGVQWRYTYDPLGRRTSKYRLAEDGSVAETVRFTWDASRLAEQTDSATGVTTTWDHEDHRPLTQLERKPRTQEEYDSRFFSIVTDLVGTPTELVDERGGIAWRSRSTLWGTTSRNRDAVALTPLRFPGQYEDTETGLHYNCFRHYDPETARYASPDPLGLAPADNPVTYVHNPHTWVDVLGLAPESCSSVPENQHLPTKRGAFRAAKRDLGIKKGQAPDYVAHVDMETAKGAKVLKDGMPIPTRESHYTLADGRKVVIQDHSAGHIYGPPGTPGNQGRHFNVRPGDDTRNGKVPGTSEHYSWGKGKQGQP, encoded by the coding sequence GTGGCGCGGCCCCTTGAAACCGACTGGCAGGACGTGTTCGGTTTCTCCGACGACCCGACCCCGGGTGATGCGGACATGCTCGGAGACCTGGCCCGCCAGTACCGCTCCGTCGCCGACAACGCGGGCGACGCCCTGCCCCTCGTCTCCGGCCTGGAGAACAACCAGGCCGGCGAGGGCAAGACGATGGACAAGCTCCGGGACAAGCTGGGCGACCTGGCCAACCAAGTACGCAAACTGCACGACTCCTACGACCAGGCCGCCGGCGCCCTGGACACGTACGTGAATTCACTGCGTGATCAGCAGCGCAACGCCGACAACGCCCTGGAGAAGGGGCGCGAGGCCAAGGACCGGCTCGAATCGGCCACCGATGTGGTCAAGGCGGCCGGCGCCGACATCAGCAAGCTCGACGGCGCCCAGCATCCACCGGACGACAAGGAAGCCCGCGCCAGCACCCGCCGCGCCCTCGACGAGGCCCACAGCAAGCAATCCGGCGCACAGGCCCGGGCCGACGACGCCCAGGCCGACCTCGACGCCGCCCGCATGCTCGCTGAGGACGCCCGCCAGGTCCGCGAGGAAGACGCCTCCGTCGCCGCCCAGAAACTCGACGACGCCCGCGACGAATCCGTCGACGGCTACAGCCTCTGGGACAAGATCAAGAAGACGTTCAGCAAGATCCTCGGCATCGTCAGTGCGGTGCTCGGCGTCATCGCCCTGCTCATCCCCGGCCTGCAAGGGCTCGGCATCGCGCTCACCATCGGCGCCGTCCTGACCGGTGTGGCGTCACTGGGCATCAATATGTCGATCATGGCCGAGACGGGCGACTGGGACATCGGCGAGATCTTCCTCGGCGTCGTGGGACTGGTTGCGGGCGGCGGCGCACTCCTCAAGGGCGTCAAGGGGATCGGCTCGGCGGTCAAGGGCATGAAGAGCGTCAAGCCCGGCACGGTCAAGACACCGGACGCCCGCGTCACCGGCCGCGGCATCGACAAGCGGAAGTGCGCGGGCGACCCGATCGATGTGGCCAGCGGCGAAATGCTGTTGCGGCAGACCGATCTGACGCTGCCCGGCGTCCTGCCGCTCGCGGTCTCCCGTACGTATCTGTCGTCCTACCGGTACGGCCAGTTCTTCGGCCCCTCCTGGGCCTCCACTCTCGACGAGCGCCTGGAGATCAACGAGCGGGGACGGGTGTCGTGGCTCCGTGAGGACGGGTCGATTCTGTTCTATCCGGGGCTTCCCGGTGCCGAAGCCGGCGAGGGCGAGCATGAGGGGGTGCTGCCCGAGGAAGGCCCGCGTCTCCCGCTGGCCCGTGCGGCAGCCGGTGCCGAGGGCCGGGTCGCCTTTCGCGTCGCCGACCCGCACACAGGTCTCGTACGGACCTTCGCGGACCACCCCGACGACGAGAACGGGCTTTACTGGCTGAGCGGTTGGCAGGACCGCAACGGCAACGAGGTCACCGTCGAGCGCCTGGAGGACGGCACACCCACCACGCTGCTGCACTCCGGCGGCTACCGCGTCGACGTCGAGTGCACCGTCGGCCTGCTGACCGGGCTGAAGGTCTCCACCCAGCAGGGCCCCGTCGACGTCATGGACTACGAGCACGACGCGGACGGCAACCTCACCCACGTCGTCAACTCCTCCGGCCGACCGATGGTGTTCGGCTACGACGAGCAGCACCGCATCACCTCCTGGACGGACCGGAACAACTCCATCTACCGGTACGTGTACGACGACGAGAACCGCGTCACCGAGACGATCGGCCCCGAGGGGTACCTCTCCTCCAGCTGGTCGTACGACCCCGAGCAGCGGCGCACGCACTACACGGACGCCGAAGGCGCCACGCACGTCTACCAGTTGAACGAGCTGTACCAGGTCGTCGCCGAGACCGACCCGCTGGGCAACACCGTCCACTCCGAGTGGGACCGCTGGGACAACCTGCTGTCGCGGACCGACGCCCTCGGCCACACCACCCGCTACGAGTACGACGAGCGGCACAACCCGACCGTCACGCACCACGCGGACGGCGCCAGCTCCACGGTGGCGTACAACGGGCTGAACCTTCCGGTCTCGGAGACGGCGCCGGACGGCAGCGTCTCGCGGCAGGAGTTCGACGAGCGGGGCAATCTCGTCGCCTTCATCGCGGAGGACGGGTCCGCCCACCGGCTGACCCGGCACCCCACGGGCGCCCTCGCCTCGGTCACGGATCCGGCGGGCGGCATCGTCTCGTACGAGGCCGATGCCGCGGGGCTCACCGTGGCCGTCGACCGGGGGGACGGGAGCCGGGAGACGGCCGAGCGCGATGCCTTCGGGCGCATCGTCACGCTCACCGATCCGCTGGGCGCGGTCGTGCGCACCGAGTGGACCGTCGAAGGGCTGCTGGCGCGGCGCACCGGGCCCGACGGCCGCGTCGAGCGCAGGACCTGGGACGGGGAGGGCAACTGCCTCTCCGCCTCCGACCCGACGGGCGCCACCACTCGCTACGAGTACACCCACTTCGACCTGGTCGCCGCCCGCACCGGGCCCGACGGGGTGCGCCACACCTTCGGTTACGACCGGGAGCGGCGCCTCACGCAGGTCACCAACCCGCAGGGCCTGACCTGGGACTACACGTACGACGCGGCGGGCCGTATGACGCGCGAGTCCGACTTCGACGACCGTGCGGTCGGCTACGTCCACGACGCGGCGGGCCGCGTCGTCTCTCGTACGACGCCGTTGGGCGAGGAGATCGGCTTCGCGTACAACGCCGTCGGCGAGCTCGTCCGCAAGGACGTGGCGGGGGCGGTCACGTCCTACGCCTACGACCCGGCCGGGGAGCTCACCCGGATCTCGTCCGCCGAGTCGACGGTGGAGTTCGAGCGGGACGTCATGGGGCGGGTGCTCGCCGAGACCGTGGACGGGCGTCGCACCGCGTTCGGCTACGACGTGCTCGGCCGCCGCACCTCCCGCACCACCCCGACCGGCGTCGTCACCGAACTCTCCTACGACGAGCACGGGAACCGCGACGGCCTTGCGGTCGACGGGCACCAAGTGGCCTTCAGCCACGACGTCCTCGGCCGCGAGCTGGCCCGCACCTGGGGCACGGAGTCCGTGACCGCCACGACCGCGTGGGACCTGGCCGGACGTGCCGTCACCCGCGGCCTCACCGTCTCCGGCCGCACCCTGCGGGACCGGCACTACACCTATCGCGGCGACAGCCTGCTCACGTCCGAAACGGAAACCGTCACCGGACTGAGCCGGCAGATGGAACTCGACCCGGCCGGACGCCCGTTGACGGTCACCGCCGAGAACTGGACCGAGTCCTACGCCTACGACCAGGCGGGCAACCAGACCACGGCGACCTGGCCGGAGAAGGCCGGCCGCGCCGAGGCCCGCGGCGAGCGCACCTACACCGGCACCCGCGTCCAGTCCGCGGGCGCGGTCCGCTACGAGTACGACGCCGCGGGCCGCATGGTGCTGCGCCAGAAGCGCCGCCTGTCGAAGAAGCCCGACACCTGGCGCTACACCTGGGACGCCGAGGACCGCCTCACCTCGTGCGTGACGCCCGACGGCGTCCAGTGGCGCTATACGTACGACCCGTTGGGCCGCCGCACCTCCAAGTACCGTTTGGCCGAGGACGGTTCGGTGGCCGAGACGGTCCGCTTCACCTGGGACGCGAGCCGGCTCGCCGAGCAGACCGACAGCGCCACCGGCGTCACCACCACCTGGGACCACGAGGACCACCGTCCCCTGACCCAGCTGGAGCGCAAGCCGAGGACGCAGGAGGAGTACGACTCCCGGTTCTTCTCGATCGTCACCGACCTGGTGGGCACCCCCACCGAACTGGTCGACGAGCGGGGCGGCATCGCCTGGCGCTCCCGCTCCACCTTGTGGGGCACCACCAGCCGCAACCGCGACGCCGTCGCGCTGACGCCGCTGCGCTTCCCCGGCCAGTACGAGGACACCGAAACCGGCCTCCACTACAACTGCTTCCGCCACTACGACCCCGAGACCGCGCGCTACGCCTCCCCCGACCCGCTGGGGCTCGCGCCGGCCGACAACCCGGTCACGTACGTCCACAACCCGCACACCTGGGTCGACGTGCTCGGTCTCGCTCCGGAGAGCTGCTCGTCGGTCCCCGAGAATCAGCACCTTCCCACCAAGCGCGGCGCGTTCCGGGCGGCCAAGCGGGATCTGGGCATCAAGAAGGGGCAGGCACCCGACTATGTCGCTCACGTGGACATGGAGACGGCGAAGGGCGCCAAGGTCTTGAAGGACGGCATGCCGATCCCGACCCGCGAGTCCCACTACACGCTCGCCGACGGCAGAAAGGTGGTCATCCAGGACCACTCCGCCGGCCACATTTACGGCCCTCCGGGCACCCCCGGAAACCAGGGGCGGCACTTCAACGTGCGCCCCGGCGACGACACCCGAAACGGTAAGGTCCCCGGGACCTCGGAGCACTACAGCTGGGGTAAAGGTAAACAGGGGCAACCATGA
- a CDS encoding Imm50 family immunity protein, which translates to MSESRVPTGGRHMAWTDHVFRSTGLVKIYGGEVPPLRGVHLHAVDLHRGGPTLSLRFNLARYPADPPHKWAAQGYNRVQVTLAVSGIDSCSIEGFGLDPVVDIDLEPGDGGLVVSVDSDDVRVRAVGQSASLARMSAYLQGDG; encoded by the coding sequence ATGAGTGAATCGCGCGTACCGACCGGAGGGCGGCACATGGCCTGGACCGATCACGTCTTCCGGTCGACGGGACTCGTGAAGATCTACGGGGGCGAGGTGCCGCCCCTGCGCGGGGTGCACCTGCACGCCGTCGACCTGCACCGGGGCGGCCCCACCCTGTCCCTGCGCTTCAATCTCGCCCGCTACCCGGCCGACCCGCCGCACAAGTGGGCGGCCCAGGGGTACAACCGGGTGCAGGTCACGCTGGCCGTCTCCGGCATCGACTCCTGCTCGATCGAGGGGTTCGGTCTGGACCCGGTGGTCGACATCGACCTGGAGCCGGGTGACGGCGGCCTCGTCGTCTCGGTGGACTCGGACGACGTCCGGGTTCGGGCCGTCGGCCAGTCGGCGTCCCTGGCCAGGATGTCGGCCTACCTGCAAGGCGACGGCTGA